The Anabaena sp. WA102 genome contains a region encoding:
- a CDS encoding S-methyl-5'-thioadenosine phosphorylase, translating into MTIARIGIIGGSGLYKMEALKDVEEIEISTPFGSPSDAIIIGTLEETRVAFLARHGRNHTLLPSELPFRANIYAMKQLGVEYLISASAVGSLKAEAKPLDMVIPDQFIDRTKNSISTFFGEGIVAHIAFGEPICQNLAGILGEAIASLNLPDVTLHDGGTYVCMEGPAFSTKAESHLYRSWDATVIGMTNLPEAKLAREAEIAYATLALVTDYDSWHPDHDSVTVEMVIGNLHKNAANAQKVIQETVKRLSANPPASEAHSALKYAILTNLANAPAATKEKLALLLEKYL; encoded by the coding sequence ATGACGATAGCTAGAATTGGAATCATTGGTGGAAGCGGGTTATATAAGATGGAAGCACTAAAAGATGTGGAGGAAATAGAGATTTCTACCCCTTTTGGTTCACCGTCGGATGCGATTATTATCGGAACTTTAGAGGAAACTCGCGTGGCATTTTTAGCGCGTCATGGTCGTAATCATACGTTGTTACCTTCTGAGTTGCCATTTCGGGCTAATATTTACGCGATGAAGCAATTGGGTGTAGAATACTTAATCTCTGCGAGCGCTGTGGGTTCTTTGAAGGCTGAAGCTAAACCCCTAGATATGGTAATTCCTGATCAGTTTATTGATCGAACCAAGAATAGTATTTCTACCTTCTTTGGTGAGGGAATTGTGGCGCATATTGCCTTTGGTGAGCCGATTTGCCAGAATTTGGCTGGGATTTTGGGGGAGGCGATCGCTTCTTTAAATTTACCAGATGTTACGTTACATGATGGTGGTACTTACGTATGTATGGAAGGACCGGCTTTTTCCACTAAGGCTGAATCTCATCTCTATCGGAGTTGGGATGCTACGGTAATCGGGATGACAAATTTACCCGAAGCAAAGTTAGCCAGGGAAGCGGAAATCGCTTATGCAACCTTGGCGCTGGTGACGGATTATGATTCTTGGCATCCCGATCATGATAGCGTGACGGTGGAAATGGTGATTGGGAATTTACACAAGAATGCGGCGAATGCACAAAAGGTAATTCAAGAAACTGTGAAGCGGTTAAGTGCAAATCCCCCTGCTAGTGAGGCGCATTCGGCTTTAAAGTATGCGATTTTGACGAATTTAGCAAATGCACCAGCAGCAACGAAGGAGAAGCTGGCTTTGTTGTTGGAGAAGTATTTGTAA